Within Oncorhynchus nerka isolate Pitt River linkage group LG8, Oner_Uvic_2.0, whole genome shotgun sequence, the genomic segment ttggaaaaacattacaggtgaagctggttgagagaacaccaagagtgtgcaaggctgtcatcttggcaaagggtggctactttgaagaatctcaaatataaaatatatttagatttgtttaacactttttggttacttcatgattccatatgtgttatttcatagttttgatgtcttcactattattctacaatgtagaaactagaaaaagtaaagaaaaaccattgaaggagtatgtgtgtccaaacttttgactggtgttgTATAAAGATTTAATATTCATATGTATTTTTAACTCAAGTTATGATAGAAATGTTGAGCTCCTAAGGGACAGGTACAACACAGACTAACAGCTCAGTGCTGTGTTCGTCTCCACAGCAGGTGCTAGCAGTTCCTTTACTGACGTTAACTTCAAACGCAAGCCTTCGTTTCTGCCTCAGGATGATCTCAAGCACCTGGTGCTCACGGTAGGCCGCCCTTCAATCTGTCTCAATCTCTTTCTCCAATCAACCAAAATCAAGCCCATTTGGTATTGTGGCAGCAGTCACAACAGTGGGGTAGGATTATGTGGTGTGTCGATTTATAGTTTTTGTGTGTTGGGTCTACTAGGCTCCAAAACTAGCTGAGAATTTGGGATATGGGAAATATAATATTAACCAATAATAAAGGGGTCTAGGGTTATTCCTTTATAATTACAATAATGAGGTCAAATCTACAATGGTTTTTATTTTCAAAGTGCCAAATTTTATCCAAAGATATGAGAACATGGTGGACATGTTTCTTCTTCAGACTTTAAGTCTACACTTTATTTTATGGACAGTACCACAGGTATACCCTCTTGGTTTGCtacagtatttttccattcagtTGCTAACTAACTTTACTCTGGGAAATTACTCATTAGAAAAGGATGTGTCAACTGCTCAGTTCAATGTAGAATTAAATATAGAAGTAGCCAGTTCTTTCCGCTCGCTTGGAGTGTTCTGTTGTATAACCTTTGCCAGCTCTGATCTCCCACAAGTGTGCATGTTTGTCACACAGAGTCTTCCATTTTAGAGTAAACCGAGAGAGTGGATACACACGGATGGTTTATACACTGTAGCAGTGTCAGTGTTTTCATGGATCCAGATTGAAATATATTGAGGTTGTGCCGTGTCTCATTTCCCCAGGCTGCAGATGGGTTCCTGTTCGTGGTGAGTTGTGACAGGGGGAAGATCCTCTTTACCTCAGAATCCGTCTCCAAGTTCCTCAACTACAGTCGGGTCAGTGAACTGGTTATACTTAAGCAATAAagcctgagggggtgtggtatacggtctgatataccacggctttcaaccaatcagcattcacccagtttataatatacaaTAAGCAGGTCTGGCAGTCTTAATTTACTACTTCATTCTAAATTGAGCTAATTATTGAGGTGGATTCCAACAATGTCCCCATCACTCAATCCTATCTATTATCCACTTAAATACTCTCAATGACAACTTTAGGAAGAGGTCATTACTTAACAGTGTTTATACCATTAATTTAGTTCCATGGTTTGGTTTTCTTTGGCCATTTGTAACAGGCACCCCATGCCCCTACCACTCCCATTGATTGTTAGCTAGCGGTGGCTAAAGTTAGCAGACGTTTGTAGTGGCTGTCTAAAGAAAACTGAACCATGGATTATATTTTCTCCTGGCCCATTGATTACTTACAGGGTGAGGAACTATCTAACATTAAATTGTAAAATACTGAAATTCTCTTTTAGTACCTTGTAATTTCTGTACCATAGTAAAGTTATACCTGAATCTGTTTCATGCTTTATATTGTGGAGGTGATGCTTGAAGTGGAGACCGGAGGTTTAACCAGAAAGTTCAGGTGGTTCTGAAGTGGGGATCTGAATCATTTGTTTCCCCTAGTTCAGAAgtatagttggctagctagctagctcacacaAGATTTGGTTCCGGGTTCTGAGATGAATAGTTTGGTTCTGATAATTAAAGTGCTGTTTTTGTTTACAGTTGGAACTAATTGGACAGAGTCTTTTTGATTATGTCCACCCGAAGGACATTAGTAAAGTGAAAGAGCAGCTGTCAGCCTCAGGATTATACCCTCGCGAACGGCTCATAGATGCCAAAAGTAAGTCTGCAAAGACTTCATTTAAATGTGTCTGATGCTGGGACTTTCatatctatttctctctgtgttctgttttGTTTGTGTCTTGTTGAGATGCAGTTAAAGCTATGTCACCACTATAACGGTATTACTTTAAAGAAAGTTGCAGCTTTTATCTCAGTTCTATTAGCACAGGGGAAAGAGCAGAGAGCCTGGGTTCTGTTTGTTGTTGCTTTACTGGTTTCCACTTTGCCCTCGGTCTCTATTGAGGTCACAGATTCATACTTTTTATATTATGTCTtcaatatgttttttttaaatattgtaaATATAATATGATGTTGTTGTATCATAGGCTCTCCCGGTTCTTTAGCAGGGTTACAGGTGCAGGACCTTCCTGTGGGAGCAGTTCAACTGTGTACAGGGGCACGGCGCTCCTTCTTCTGCCGCATGAAGCACAGCAGAACAGTTATGAAGACAGAAGACAAAACCATCCAGCCCAGCAGCTCCAAGAAAAAGGGTGAGAGAGCCATGCAGAAAGGACTTTCACTAAATACATCGTAAGAGCAGAGAGAAACGTGGTGGTCATCAACCCAGAAGCACAATTTATTTTTCTTGATTCCATCTCACTGAGGTTAGCCCTGATAGGGCCATGATTGGAATTGCATATGGGGGTTAAACGTAAACACGTGTTTTATGTACACTGTCTCCCCCTGTAGAGTCTCAACGATACTGCACTGTCCATTGCACTGGTTACATGCGGAGTTGGCCCTCCACCCAGCTGGATGCTGAGAGTGACGATAACGAgttctcccatctgtcctgtctGGTCGCTGTGTGCCGTGTTCACCCTAACAATGCCTGTCAGCCCTCACTAGAGGTCAAGGTCAAACCCACCCAGTTTGTCACTCGCTTTGCAATTGACGGCAAGTTCACCTTCGTGGACCAACAGTAAGTTGTGCCTCTTACCCCCTCCACAAACCTTTTTGCGATTTTCACTCATTATTAAATATTATTGGAAAGTGTTGGCATAATTTTGAACCAATACTGTTCATAAGGGGGCATTGTGGGCATATCCTTCACCTGATGAAAAACACTGAGAGGGAAATAAAACTGAATCTATACCCTGTGAAAGTAACCGCCCCTTTCGATTTACTTCTGGATCAAGACCGCTAATCTTTTGAACTGGCTTCACGATTATATAATCAAATtcgtagtatatatatatattacaattATATTTGTTTTTACTGAGTTTTTGCACTTAAGACCATTGCGCTACGTTTTTGCCCATTGAAGACCATTCAAAAAGCCTACAAAAGTTTAAAAAACTACAAGGTTGAGGGGCAGTCACTTCCTGGTAACTTTCATAGCGTATTGTTCTCAGTCTTTTGTTCATATTCGATCTCTTTCAGCTGAGTTGAGTATGTTTTGATACATACTGTAATGTTAGCCAAGGCTACGGTAAGTTAAATTGGCCTTGGTTAACATTACAGTTATACCCTGGGTAACCCAACCTGTGCTTGTATTAACAGCGAAAGAAAGAAACAAATAAAGAGAAAAGCAATGACGTTGGTTAAGGCAGGCCTGGCAGGCAGTCATCTTGGATAGGGTTTGCCATGGCACCCCCTACCCATACCACAGTGGCTGTAAGTGTAATGGGGCTACCCCAAGTTTTCCGGCAACTGGTCTGAATGCATTCCAAGTGAGACAATATACCCCTTGAAGAGATGACTGTGCTGATTATTTCAAGAGATGGCAACAGTACAATACTAATACTGTTGGTTTGAAATACAGATTATACATTGAAAAATGTTTACTTGGAACATTGTGTTGCAAATATTGTTTTTCACATAGTAAGCATGTCAAGATAAAGACCTTTTCACTTATCGGTTGTCAAATAGTTAGCTTCATTTCACAACAGGAGCCCTTTAACATATGTGAATTTATTATTATGACCCAGGCTGTCCTAAAATGTAACACTGGTGGTGAGATCTTCTGACCAACAGCAGAGAGTGCATTGAATGCGTCAGTCCAATTTGATTTATGTTTACAGTATAATTCATATTATCTGTAAGTAGTTTTCTTTTTGTTGTTTTGAGTGAGATTCTTTCTACTTTGGCATTTCATCCCAATTCAGGAAACAAGAACCCAGCTCACTTTACCGTGGTCAAATGTTTGACAACCATTCCATTTACTCTTTTCCATAGCAACAGAAAGTCTGCATTATGTATATTGATGATTATAGTTAGTATTTATTGTGCCATTCTGAAATGATGTACATAGTTAGAGCTGGTAAGTGGACAGTAAATATCAACCTGGGTCTGTAGTAGGTTTAGAGAGAATAACAGCCTCCTTGTCTCTGTCCTTCAGAGCCACTACTGTTCTGGGCTACTTGCCACAGGAACTACTGGGGACGTCTTGTTATGAGTACTTCCACCAGGACGACCTGCGACCCCTCGCAGAGACACACAGGAAAGGTAATGGAGAATAGTTTGGTTGTCTTTCGTATCTACGTATGGGTGAGAACCATATGTTCTCCAGATGTGCAAGGTGCTCAAACAGATATTAATTATATTTCGGTTGCACTTTATTTTGGGTTGCAGAAGATGAACAGGTTCTTACCTTTGTCGCATGGTAAAATGGTGATTACACTATAATAACCTGTGCATTATTAGTTTTTTATTGGGGGGATTCATGACTAAAACAAGCACATTGCAGTGATCGAAGTGGCATTTTGTGTCTCAACAGTTCTCCGCAGTAAAGAGAAGATTGAGACCAGCTGCTACAAGTTCAAAACAAAACTTGGCTCCTTCGTCATGCTTCAAAGTCAGTGGTTTAGTTTTATAAACCCGTGGACCAAAGAAATTGAGTTTATTGTGTCAACAAACCGAGTTTTGTAAGTGCCTTTTCACATTAGGTCTAGATTGTGAGTTGAACAATCTATAATGATAATCagtaaaatacatttaatttaataATCGGATTCGAATCAAGACACAAGTTCAGTCAAAATTGTCCCATTTTGGACCCAAAATGTTGTTCGAGAGTCCTCAGCGCTGTACTAATGACATCATACAAGGGATGTACAGTCATTTGTCATCTGTACCCTCTCCACTCACAGTGGACCCGGTCACACAGAAGCTGAACAGCCGAGCAGCTCCAAGCTGTTGGACGGTAAGGAAAGGAATATTTGTCCTGGTCATTCTGAATGTTGTTTGGGTGTGTGGACCGATGTCAGCTCActgtcctgaccccctccctctgTTACAGAAGAGAGCAAACATACTATCCTTATCCCTGGCATCTCCAGTGCCATGGCCACTATGATCTACGCTGGCAGCATAGGGACCCAGATAGCAAACGAGCTCTTGGACTCCAACAGGTGTGTTGCGTGTATTATGGCATTGTTTTACAGCTTTCTTTGACCACCAGGAGGAAGCCGGTGCTTGTACAGTCGGCTTACATCGTTTTTTGTTTTATTGGCACATGACTTTGAATATTTTGTTGCCTTAGTCCTGCTTTCTTTCACCGCCAAAATGTGCAGGGTCAATTGTTCTCCATCGAGTGAAACCTCCAGTCCCTTCTGTCCACCTCAGGACAGGTCTCCAATGGTCTCCTCTCATGCCAACGTGAGTCATCTTACCTACCTCACCTCTCATCCTACAGTGTCTTTAGGGCCCTAGGCAGTAGTTGTACGttgactatatacagtatatcacaaacgtgagtacacccctcacatttttgtcaatatttgagtatattttttcatgtgacaacactgaagaaatgacactttgctataatgtaaagtagtgagagtacagcttgtataacagtgtaaatttgctgtcccctcaaaataactcaacacacagccattaatgtctaaaccgctggcaacaaaagtgagtacacccctaagtgaaaatgtataAATTGGGCCCAatgtgtcaatattttgtgtggccatcatcattttccagcactgccttaaccctcttgggcatggagtttaccagagcttcacaggttgccactggagtcctcttccactccttcatgacgacatcacagagctggtggatgttagagaccttgcactcctccaccttccgtttgaggatgccccacagatgctcaatagggtttaggtctggagacatgcttggccagtccatcacctttaccctcagcttctttagcaaggcagtggtcatcttggaggtgtgtttggggtcgttatcatgttggaatactgccctgcggcccagtctccgaagggaggggattacatttacatttaagtcatttagcagacgctcttatccagagcgacttacagattggtgctttcaccttatgacatccagtggaacagccactttacaatagtgcatctaggtcttttaaggggggtgagaaggattactttatcctatcctaggtattccttaaagaggtggggtttcaggtgtctccggaaggtggtgattgacttcgctgtcctggcgtcgtgagggagtttgttccaccattggggggccagagcagcgaacagttttgactgggctgagcgggaactgtacttcctcagtggtagggaggcgagcaggccagaggtggatgaacgcagtgcccttgtttgggtgtagggcctgatcagagcctggaggtactgaggtgccgttcccctcacagctccgtaggcaagcaccatggtcttgtagcggatgcgagcttcaactggaagccagtggagagagcggaggagcggggtgacgtgagagaacttgggaaggttgaacaccagacgggctgcggcgttctggatgagttgtaggggtttaatggcacaggcagggagcccagccaacagcgagttgcagtaatccagacgggagatgacaagtgcctggattaggacctgcgccgcttcctgtgtgaggcagggtcgtactctgcggatgttgtagcgcatgaacctacaggaacgggccaccgccttgatgttatttgagaacgacagggtgttgtccaggatcacgccaaggttcttagcgctctgggacgaggacacaatggagttgtcaaccgtgatggcgagatcatggaacgggcagtccttccccgggaggaagagcagctccgtcttgccgaggttcagcttgaggtgatgatccgtcatccacactgatatgtctgccagacatgcagagatgcgattcgccacctggtcatcagaagggggaaaggagaagattaattgtgtgtcgtctgcatagcaatgataggagagaccatgtgaggttatgacagagccaagtgacttggtgtatagcgagaataggctTCTCGCTATACTTCTCGCTATATATAGGcttctgcttcagtatgtcacagtacatgttggcattcatggttccctcaatgaactgtagctccaacagtgccggcagcactcatgcagccccagaccatgacactcccaccaccatgcttgattgtaggcaagacacacttgtctttgtactcctcacctggttgccgccacacacgcttgacaccatctgaaccaaatacgtttatcttggtctcatcagaccacaggacatggttccagtaatccatgtccttagtctgcttgtcttcagcaaactgtttgcgggctttcttgtgtatcatctttagaagaggcttccttctgggacgacagccatgcagaccaatttgatgcagtgtacggcgtatggtctgagcactgacaggctgaccccccaccccttcaacctctgcagcaatgctggcagcactcatatatatgctgtatggtcttggccaccgtgctgcagctcagtttcagggtcttggcaatcttcttatagcccaggccatcttaATGTAGAGAAACATttctttttttcagatcctcagagagttctttgccatgaggtgccatgttgaacttccagtgaccagtcagtatgagggagtgtgagagcgatgacaccaaatttaacacgcctgctccccattcacacctgagaccttgtaacactaacgagtcacatgacaccggggagggaaaatggctaattgggcccattttggacattttcacttaggggtgtactcacttttgttgccagcggtttagacattaatggctgtgtgttgagttattttgaggggccAGCAAATTTACACtattatacaagctgtacactcactttacattgtagcaaagtgtcattccttcagtgttgtcacatgaaaatatatactaaaatatttacaaaaatgtgaggggtgtactcaattttgtgatatactgtatatatatttttattttcattACGGCATAAAGGGAGAGAGTATGGTGTTTTTTACATGCAGGTCGCAACCATAACCACTTGAGTTCTTCCTATGAACACATGCCTTGCATAGattaaatacttttaaactgATTCTAATATTTTGATGTACTTTAACTTATCAATAACCAGGGTAAATATTACACCTCTTAATAGTTGCGTTTGAAGAGTTTTGTAAATGGGACTTTGTATCAAAAAATCTATAGAGCAAAGATGTTCTGTATTATTATGTACCCACTTGTCCTCTTGCAGATGTCAAATGAGGAGGTGACTGATACAGTGAGCAAGTCTAGATCAGAGTCTGCTTCAAAGGGGGCCTCAAACGCTGGCAGCAACACACATATGGACACAGGTAGTTACCATTCAAAATCCTATACTAAGTCATCTTAGAAGCAATGCATTTACATGATCTTTCATTTACCTAGACTGTTATCAGTCAGACGGTTTTAAGTGTATGTTTGGGTTACTTAGTTATACTTAGAGTTATCCTTGGTTAGCATATGACTAACATAACATCGATTTTGATGACAGCCCGTTCTCCCCCAGCAGAGAGCTCCCAGATGGACCTGGACAGCATGGTGGGACCAGTCCTCGGTATCCTGAGCAACGACGAGGCTGCCATGGCCGTCATCATGAGCCTGCTGGAGACTGATGCCAACCTGGGCGACGCAGTAGACTTTGACAACATGCACTGGTCTCACTAGCATAGATTCAAATGCCATGAATTCAGGAGAAGAATTTAGATTCCAATTCAAGAATTGAAAAAtgatatttattattatctacattatttcatttatttatttaagcaTTTTCAAAGAGGATTTCATTCAATTCCTGAATTGGGATATTAATTCACTTCcagaatttaaatggaattgacccccaaCTCCATCAGTCCTTAACTCTGTAGTTTATGGTTAGACGAACTCCATCCAGGGACTATTTTCATGTGCTCTGCTACCAAGGAAACAGATTTATGTGCTTCTGAGGGACTTCTACAGCTCTCTGTTTAAGTTTCAGCAAGAGAAATCTAGCCTGCGCTAAAACCAGCTAACTCTTTGATGGCTTACACAGCTGGTTCAATTGGTGGGGATTTTTTTTATCAATGTTTCAATGTAACTGAATGTGTACTAAAACCACCCGAGTTTGCCTATATCTGAGGGGTCACAGATCGATACCAGTTCGGTACTCTTGGGGTTTGCGCCGGTGTGAAAGTGATCAACTCAAATTCCAAGGTAGCGGACGGAAGCATAGGTTAATCAATTGCAAAGTATATTAACTCTGAACACTGATCACTTGTGTGAATAACTTGAAATGAAACATTACAAACGTGTCTTCACTCAAATTGTCATTGTCTATTATTACAAAGTGAAATTGTATATTGTTCTGTCTTTTTGCTCTTGCATTGTAGGCTTCTGTGTAGGTGTCTATTGTAAAGACACCAGCATTCCTTTTTCTGAAGTCACTCAAGAGGTAGAGCTGCTTCTCTTGAAATTTTTTTATTTACACTGAAACAGAACACCCTTAAGATGCACCTGCAGGGATGTAATGGAGGCTAAACGCACAGAAACAACTTTTTATTTTGTTGAAAGCATTTACACATTTATTCCGCAACGTTGGCGTTGTTAGCAATAGCATGTGCTTTGCCTATCCTAGAGGAACACAATGGAAATAAGCTCTCAGGCTTGATTGTGTTTTGTCCTCAATGGTTTTAAATATCTGTTCTTCAACTTTTTAATGATCAAATAAAATACTCACTGCCAATCATCAAAACCAGCTTTCAGGTCTTACCCAGTTTAATCATTTTCCATTACATCCCTGTGCATCTGCCTTATACAAACACATCCTAGTTTGTTTGAAATGTGGAGGTGTGAAACTAATCCAGACAAGGAAAATAATGCTTGCAAACAACCTTTTGATCCTCGCTTCAGCAAATTATTGCGAAAGCCTCTTTTAGTCCAAGAACTAATCTCAATACCGTGTCTGCCTTTGCTATGAACAGAGCATTACTTTCTGTCTGTGTGAAGTTTGCACACCTTCCAAATACTTCAAATCCAAGTGCTTGAAAATAAATGAAGTCTGTGTTGCTGGAATTCAATCTAAATGCACTGTACGTTTTGTTCTGCAATTTTGGTTGGGGAACAAAATGAGGGACAAAGGGGAGAAATATCAGTGAATCCGTAATGACTTGAATTGTAATGCCTGTGTGCACTCATGCAGTGTTGATTATTATTATACTTTTTGGGTGAGGGAAGATCATGGCTTCATGTGCAAAGAATCAAGTAATCTGGCACAGCAAAGCAAATGAATAAACTGCATGTCAAACGTTGATATTCTTTGGCTCTGACCATGCAATGCAATTAAACATTAAAAACAAATCTGAACCCATTAACAAAGTTTAATA encodes:
- the LOC115132975 gene encoding basic helix-loop-helix ARNT-like protein 2 isoform X7; amino-acid sequence: MSKENFAAGGNDGTADKRTGPLQLGETNSLPVSRPDVITPHLAGAMPDVITPHKAGAMPDVITPHLAGAMPIQELSRKRKGDIDNRENGDAQIEEEQSRSEDDDQQVKIKCFREPHSQIEKRRRDKMNTLIDELSAMIPSCNPMARKLDKLTVLRMAVQHLKALKAGASSSFTDVNFKRKPSFLPQDDLKHLVLTAADGFLFVVSCDRGKILFTSESVSKFLNYSRLELIGQSLFDYVHPKDISKVKEQLSASGLYPRERLIDAKSSPGSLAGLQVQDLPVGAVQLCTGARRSFFCRMKHSRTVMKTEDKTIQPSSSKKKESQRYCTVHCTGYMRSWPSTQLDAESDDNEFSHLSCLVAVCRVHPNNACQPSLEVKVKPTQFVTRFAIDGKFTFVDQQATTVLGYLPQELLGTSCYEYFHQDDLRPLAETHRKVLRSKEKIETSCYKFKTKLGSFVMLQSQWFSFINPWTKEIEFIVSTNRVFGPGHTEAEQPSSSKLLDEESKHTILIPGISSAMATMIYAGSIGTQIANELLDSNRVNCSPSSETSSPFCPPQDRSPMVSSHANMSNEEVTDTVSKSRSESASKGASNAGSNTHMDTARSPPAESSQMDLDSMVGPVLGILSNDEAAMAVIMSLLETDANLGDAVDFDNMHWSH
- the LOC115132975 gene encoding basic helix-loop-helix ARNT-like protein 2 isoform X3, encoding MTGPQTNEQFLMLGEMPAGKGRERAGLEYFLHSTSIRNDPTISRHSQGPLQLGETNSLPVSRPDVITPHLAGAMPDVITPHKAGAMPDVITPHLAGAMPIQELSRKRKGDIDNRENGDAQIEEEQSRSEDDDQQVKIKCFREPHSQIEKRRRDKMNTLIDELSAMIPSCNPMARKLDKLTVLRMAVQHLKALKAGASSSFTDVNFKRKPSFLPQDDLKHLVLTAADGFLFVVSCDRGKILFTSESVSKFLNYSRLELIGQSLFDYVHPKDISKVKEQLSASGLYPRERLIDAKSSPGSLAGLQVQDLPVGAVQLCTGARRSFFCRMKHSRTVMKTEDKTIQPSSSKKKESQRYCTVHCTGYMRSWPSTQLDAESDDNEFSHLSCLVAVCRVHPNNACQPSLEVKVKPTQFVTRFAIDGKFTFVDQQATTVLGYLPQELLGTSCYEYFHQDDLRPLAETHRKVLRSKEKIETSCYKFKTKLGSFVMLQSQWFSFINPWTKEIEFIVSTNRVFGPGHTEAEQPSSSKLLDEESKHTILIPGISSAMATMIYAGSIGTQIANELLDSNRVNCSPSSETSSPFCPPQDRSPMVSSHANMSNEEVTDTVSKSRSESASKGASNAGSNTHMDTAESSQMDLDSMVGPVLGILSNDEAAMAVIMSLLETDANLGDAVDFDNMHWSH
- the LOC115132975 gene encoding basic helix-loop-helix ARNT-like protein 2 isoform X2, which encodes MTGPQTNEQFLMLGEMPAGKGRERAGLEYFLHSTSIRNDPTISRHSQGPLQLGETNSLPVSRPDVITPHLAGAMPDVITPHKAGAMPDVITPHLAGAMPIQELSRKRKGDIDNRENGDAQIEEEQSRSEDDDQQVKIKCFREPHSQIEKRRRDKMNTLIDELSAMIPSCNPMARKLDKLTVLRMAVQHLKALKGASSSFTDVNFKRKPSFLPQDDLKHLVLTAADGFLFVVSCDRGKILFTSESVSKFLNYSRLELIGQSLFDYVHPKDISKVKEQLSASGLYPRERLIDAKSSPGSLAGLQVQDLPVGAVQLCTGARRSFFCRMKHSRTVMKTEDKTIQPSSSKKKESQRYCTVHCTGYMRSWPSTQLDAESDDNEFSHLSCLVAVCRVHPNNACQPSLEVKVKPTQFVTRFAIDGKFTFVDQQATTVLGYLPQELLGTSCYEYFHQDDLRPLAETHRKVLRSKEKIETSCYKFKTKLGSFVMLQSQWFSFINPWTKEIEFIVSTNRVFGPGHTEAEQPSSSKLLDEESKHTILIPGISSAMATMIYAGSIGTQIANELLDSNRVNCSPSSETSSPFCPPQDRSPMVSSHANMSNEEVTDTVSKSRSESASKGASNAGSNTHMDTARSPPAESSQMDLDSMVGPVLGILSNDEAAMAVIMSLLETDANLGDAVDFDNMHWSH
- the LOC115132975 gene encoding basic helix-loop-helix ARNT-like protein 2 isoform X6, whose amino-acid sequence is MTGPQTNEQFLMLGEMPAGKGRERAGLEYFLHSTSIRNDPTISRHSQGPLQLGETNSLPVSRPDVITPHLAGAMPDVITPHKAGAMPDVITPHLAGAMPIQELSRKRKGDIDNRENGDAQIEEEQSRSEDDDQQVKIKCFREPHSQIEKRRRDKMNTLIDELSAMIPSCNPMARKLDKLTVLRMAVQHLKALKGASSSFTDVNFKRKPSFLPQDDLKHLVLTAADGFLFVVSCDRGKILFTSESVSKFLNYSRLELIGQSLFDYVHPKDISKVKEQLSASGLYPRERLIDAKTGLQVQDLPVGAVQLCTGARRSFFCRMKHSRTVMKTEDKTIQPSSSKKKESQRYCTVHCTGYMRSWPSTQLDAESDDNEFSHLSCLVAVCRVHPNNACQPSLEVKVKPTQFVTRFAIDGKFTFVDQQATTVLGYLPQELLGTSCYEYFHQDDLRPLAETHRKVLRSKEKIETSCYKFKTKLGSFVMLQSQWFSFINPWTKEIEFIVSTNRVFGPGHTEAEQPSSSKLLDEESKHTILIPGISSAMATMIYAGSIGTQIANELLDSNRVNCSPSSETSSPFCPPQDRSPMVSSHANMSNEEVTDTVSKSRSESASKGASNAGSNTHMDTARSPPAESSQMDLDSMVGPVLGILSNDEAAMAVIMSLLETDANLGDAVDFDNMHWSH